CGCAGTTGATTTTGACGTGACGTCCGCCGCAACTGTTACCGGTGGTCGACCGATCACCGCGCGCACGCGTCACGCCGGTAACGCCACCCTCACCGCCCGCCGTCGAGGAGGTCGAGCGCCCGCGCGTACTTGGCCCGCAGGCGGTCCCGGGTGGCCTGGTCGAGCAGCGCCATGCGGGGCGGCGAGGTGTTGTCGGCGATGTCCGCGCGCTTCACCTCGACCGCGACCGGGTCCGCCCGCACCCGCGCCAGGTAGTCCTCCTGCGCCTCGCCGTCGCGGTGGCTCAGCGCCAGCACGGTCCGCACGACCGCCGCCGGGCAGCCCGCCGCCAGCAGGTCGTCCGCCGTGACGGAAGTGTCCTCGACGACGTCGTGCAGCACGGCCGCCATGCGCGCGTGGTCGCCGGACACCCCGGCCATCACGCGCAGCGGGTGGCCGATGTAGGGGTGACCGGACTTGTCGACCTGGCCGGCGTGGGCGTCGCGCGCGATCCGGATGGCGTCATCAACGGTGAACGTCACCGGACCATGTTCACACCCTTGACAAGTGCCATTGGTCTAGTCCATTTTCGAGTGGCCCGCGTCACCTG
This portion of the Saccharothrix syringae genome encodes:
- a CDS encoding HD domain-containing protein — translated: MTFTVDDAIRIARDAHAGQVDKSGHPYIGHPLRVMAGVSGDHARMAAVLHDVVEDTSVTADDLLAAGCPAAVVRTVLALSHRDGEAQEDYLARVRADPVAVEVKRADIADNTSPPRMALLDQATRDRLRAKYARALDLLDGGR